The genomic DNA GTTCTCCGTGAAGGTGTTAGTACATGTAGAAGGGTGAGTGCATACACTCTTCAGGTACTTATTTATAAACAATACTTAGGTTAGTACATGTATCTAACTGTTCTACATATGACTAGACAAAAGTATAGGACCTTGTGTGACTAGATAATTGCTCTGCTGCAGCACAGGATGTGTATCTGCTTTATAACATTACACACTGAATCTGCCTGTGATGATCTCTTGTACAATAACCACTGTCTTGATAATAAAACATCTTCTTTAGGTCTTACAGACAACAAAGTTATCTGTTTGTAGTAAACCTTGGCTGTGGCCTCTGAGATGTGTTGATGTGCGTAGTCCTGCACAATACACAGCCACTGTTTTGCACAGAACAGCATGGAAGGCACAATGTAACAATGACTAGACTAAACAGGTCAGCCGCTGGACACCCAATCTTCAAAATACAAGAGTGACTTACTAACAGGAAAACATCTACAAGCAGAACCCACAGCTACTGtagacccacaacctctacgacagcTAATAATGTTACTGCAGTAGAGCAGCACAACCACTCAACAAAGGCCGGGTCCTCCCCTCAAGGAGTGGTGGAAGGCTGGGCAGGAAGCCAGGAGTACCTGATTGTGTAAGGCCACTGGTTGGGCAAGGCACACTGAGCGTTACTTCTCGTCCTAAGGCATtggaagggatgggggggggggggggaacggcTGTTACTGGTGGACCTGCGCCTCctcttcattaatttattttccaAAAACACATCTTGGAGTGAAAGACTTGTGTTCTTATCTTCTATAAATAAGTATGAGACAAGAGGCAACATAAATTAGAGGCAAGTTCAGTGTGTGTATCActgagggggtggaggtggagggctaCTGACCTGCTGGGGGGTTAGAGACAATTCCCAGCCTGTGTCTGCGAGCCCGGGCAGGCGAAGGGGCTCAAGTCTCCTTGGGCAGAGGGAACCACCAGCATCTGTGTGGGATGAACGTAATTTGGAGTTaatcccttgactgcagatttcctacaagaagacatcaccaagctatacAGGAGTGTaagaaaaagtggctgctacaattctatgaagaaaaatgtagagtcctgcaccttgggagaggaaatccagcatactaataccacatgggaaacactccactatccaccacagaggcaaagaaagacctattgtatatgtaaccaggctaccagtgaaggcgaaatccgtgccaatcgcagcggacgggttaatggcaGTACAAAACAGGATTGAGTTTGTACAAAGACAAATGACATGAGGATGCGATACCTTGATACGTGATTCACCGAGGGCAACAACTCGGGTCCATTATGAGAGCTTCAACTGTTACCCATTATCATCACTACAGTGCCAACACTTATGACATtaattattctttattttgaGGCAAAGCAAACAGCGCCCTGAGCACCACTAAATGAAAACAGATAAAATTGTTGTCTTTTCTGCTGCTCACCAAACCCTCCATAACAGACCAACCTTTGGAGCGTCACCGTATTTCTGTGTGTCGTCATTCCCCTCCTGCGGCAGCTTGCTGAGGTAGGGTGACGGCACCGGCCCGTGGTGACAGGTGTGCTGGCTTACAGGTTTGGCCCCAGGAAAAGTGAGTTCAAGGCAGTGGTATCAGTTATATTGCTACCACATTGATAGGCCTAAGCGCTTGTCAACGCGTTCACACAGAACccgagggtcatattcttaaacatttaggcGTCCAAGCAAACATATCTGGCacggctttcgtgggagttttgggcacttccacgggtagtttgatgacccttcttctgtaggctgccgtgaacctaagaaaacactcatcagGACCCTtctgatctcctttccggcctttggaagtagttgacgtgagaggcggaaacGTCGGGGAATACCGACCTGCTAGAGAGGAAAGTTGTCACAGTAAGAACCGACAGTGTGTTCCAGTGTACCTTCGTTTGTGGTTCAAACTATTTTATTCTCTGATAGACGTCTGTGTATATGGCACTACTCCAACTTAGCTTTCCCCTCTGTGACACATGAAAACTTTTTTTACTATGGCAAAATAATAAGTTTTTCTGTGCCTCGCTGAGTCCGATATGTTCTGAGCGAAGCAGCGACCAAACCACTGAATAGATAGACGAATTACTTGTAGCGCTCCTGGAAAGGTTAACTTCTGTTTTGTTGATTTGGTTGTAACATCTACGGTAACATTGTGAAGATAAACAGTGATTACCCGcacgtcacactggccctgtgtcccggggtaatggttcTTCCCCGCTGCAGGCTCTGGGGCCAGCGAGATTGTGATGAGCGCGGCTATAACGCGTCCTCATTGTACCTTTATCTTACAAGGCTGAGGGCAAGGCTGAGGGTGACGGAGTGTCGAGTAATTACCAAACACTCATTTGTAAAGGATGACTCTGTGGACAATATTAAAACATTCCCGTTGATGGCAACATAAAACTTTCATTCATGAGCGCTGTAATTACAAACCATTATCTTATAttaatatattttaaagaaaGATTGTATTTCAgccaatagaaaaggaaaaaacaaaacacaaacaggagCTATACAGTCTGTATATGCGGTCAGCGCTTAGGGCTAGGGGAAGTAACTCGTGAGGGAACTCGGTGCCCACACAGTAGTAGGTGTTATCCATTTTGCTTTACGTAGATTGAGTTATTATTTCCCAAAATGTGGTATAAGTTGGAAAATCTTTTCTTTACTTAGGTGGCCCGAGCTCCTCATAGTTGCAACAGTGAATAAAGATGACAGCGTGTGTGTGCGAGACGTCGTAGAGAGGATATCCTGTCCCATGCTCAACACGTAGGCTCGCTTCTCCACACATAGAGATACACTCGCCATGGTGCAGACCGGTGTGCTTGTCGCTGCCTTGCTCGCTCTGGGTGCTGGGGGCGCCCTCAACCCCGCATCGGCCCAGAAGTGGTGTGGCTACCCTGATAAAGAAGTCGGATACTCGGAAAACGAAGTGATGTCTTCCAATGCAGAAGGACACAATGTGCGGAGCGATGGGTACGTGCGGCCGGGAAGTGATTTTAGAGGGATCAGCGTCAAAGTAAATCATTGGAATGCTCAACACGTAGCTTGGTTCCCTGCTGACCCTTGCTTCCCTGCCACAGGAGAGAAGTGGGAGTGGATGAAAGTGAACGTAACAAAGTACCAGGGGTGGACGAATCTTGGTTTAAAATATTGCTACATTCGCTTTGATCTGGTTACTGATTATTGCCGAAGGACATGTGCACGCTATAATGATGTCTCATGTGTGTGGCCCCTTGGAGGTCTGAGTGTTGTGGCTCGTGGGCCCTCAAATTGGAGAAGTGACCATCCAGGAACAACGTGTCTTGTAAATGTGCCGAGGCCATCACACCCTCCTGTGTACATCTGCGAAAAGCCTCCTCCATTCAGGCCACCTTCAGGCAGTATCTCACCTGCAACCACCACCCAAAGCACTACATctgcgtcttcgtcttcgtcagtGGTGTTGCTGATAGTGGtgccggtggtggcggtggtgatactcctggtgatagtggtgatagtggtggtggtggtctgccgCAGGCGACGAAGACGCAGATCAGCGGCATCACGTTAGTATTGTGTCTTTTCCTTGTTGTGATTTTACGTAAGGTCACaggtcggtattcccagacgctaccgcctctcacatcaactatttccaagggccgaaaaaggacatcaatcgggttatagtgagtgttttttaggttcatggcacagaagaagggtcagactaccagaatgGTCATAAACTGCCCCTGGAAGTGCccgaagctcctacgaaagccttgtcaaatgtgtgtgcttgtgttccgaaatgtttaagaatgaccCTGTCGTAACCCTATtaatttcggcgtccaagcacacgtaattgacaaagctttcgtatagaggtgtttagggcatttccacgagtagttttaCGGGCTGGCGGCAGCTTGactcctcttctgtaccatgaaactaaagagAACCTTGCAAACcccattgatctccttttcgacctttggaactACAGCTGATGCGAGAGGCGAAAACGTCTGAGAAAACCAACCCTTTTtccaagcacacgtatttgacaagggtttcgagggagttttgggcatttccaggggaagttttatgactcaggttgtagtttgacctttcttctgtgccatgaacctaaaaagaacgCATTAGAACCCCTGCTGacctccttttttggcctttggaaatagttgatatgggaACCGGGGGCGTCTGAGAACAAAGACCGTAGCACAGCCGGAAATGCGCTGCTCTCGTGGGGCTTCGAGTCTCAGCTGTCCTATGTAGCTttgtagttatttatttttatttgacgaTCTCTTTGCCGAGGCTGTTTGACCTTTCAAAGCTTCGATGTGGAAAACTGTATTCCATCCTTCGTCTGTCTTCTTCAAACCTTTCCATGTTCCTTTGTTAAACTAtcccacccattctctctctctctctctctctctctctctctctctctctctctctctctctctctctctctctctctctctctctctctctctctctctctctctctctctctctctctctctttaagaatAACAGCTACATCCTTTTCCTGTGTAACTAACTACTTgtattctctccatcttcattacACTTTTCGTTCTCCTGCTTTGTATATTCAAGTCTAAGGCGCAAAAGACCCATCGTGTTTTTTCACCTCTTCGTAAAAAGTCACTAAAGTATGTCTTCAGCTTAAAGGCCTCGTGGATGATGTGATTAATGTGTCTTATGGGTGACAGATCAGGCtgaatcacccccccccctccatttaACTCCTACACTCCCCTCTCGTTTTTGTAATCCGTCAGTTTCCCAATGAATAGTTCAGTGATGCCTCTTACAACTGTCGGCCAATAATTTGCTTTTTTTCCATTGAATTTCGTTTCCCATGACTGGTTCCATTCGTGAGTCCCGTCTGGATCATCCCGGAGTATTTTTAAGTCTTTCTCAATTTCCACTTTCCTCAAGGTCTTCACTTCTGTCCACCATGTAATTTACGTAAACCAGGAACATATTATgggcaacagtgtgtgtgtgtgtgtgtgtgtgtgtgtgtgtgtaattcaccacggcctgatcacgagttggactcgctgtcgccagcaggtaccctcccgacacgagcaagttcatattcattatcgtcgatctctgggcactgccaggaccccacacaccacacacaccccatcccccttgctcaaggggggacagtaaccactcctagtcatcggaaagaatccggccagagcggggctcgaaccgccgcctgtttggccgtgtagCCTTGCAGCACGGCGCTCTAACCATTGAGCTACTGGAGCGGTATAAGCTGGCGGAgcggatgtatgtgtgtgtgtgtgtgtgtgtgtgtgtgtgtgtgtgtgtgtgtatgatactAGAAATGATAATACGTATATAAACCTTTTAGAAACtgatcatactactactactactacttctaccactactattactactactactactactactacttctaccactactattactactactactactactactacttctaccactactattactactactactactactactactacttctaccactactattactactactactactactactacttctaccactactattactactactactactacttctaccactactattactactactactactactactactactactactactactactactactactactactaagtactactatcattactaccatcatcattactactactactacgacttaatactactactactactactactactactactactactactactactactactactactactactactactactactactcctttgaCCCTCGACTACCACTactaatcactactactactactactactactactactactactactactactactactactactacttctactatttctactactactactactactactactgctactactactacttcaactactactgtTAATGACTATTATAACAACTGATCAACAGTCATGGGGGTCCAGTATCATCACCAGCTtgacccactcacacccacacaagaCTATGTCATCgagaacaacctgtatgaaccACTCGGAGGCCTCGTAAACCCCACCAGAGCCAGGGAGGACCAGCAACAAGTATACGTCGtggagaacaacctgtatgaacctCTCCCTGGACCTGTAAACCCCAACAGAGCCAGGGAAGACCAGCAACAAGTATACGTCGtggagaacaacctgtatgaacctctccctggacctgtaaaccccaccagagccagggatgaccagcaacaagtatacgtcgtggagaacaacctgtatgaacctCTCCCTGGACCTGTAAACCCCAACAGAGCCAGGGAAGACCAGCAACAAGTATACGTCGtggagaacaacctgtatgaacctCTCCCTGGACCTGTAAACCCCACCAGAGCCAGGGATGACCAGCAACAAGTATACGTCGTGGAGAACAACCTGTACGAACCTCTCCCTGGACCTGCCAACCCTGGTGCTACATGGGAACGGCAAGGGACGGTAGTAGTGGAGAACGATCTCTATGAACCACTCGGTGTCCCTCGTACCAGCACCACCAGAGGACACACCTATAGATGAAGACACTGGTTTGTATAATAAAGATTCTTATAACATAACGGCAAGGGACAGTAGTCGTGGAAAATGGTCTCAATGAACCACTCAGTGTCCCTCGTACCAGCACCACCAGAGGACACACTTTGATAAAAAAGTAATGTGTATAATAAAGATTCCTATAATTTACCTTGACCATGCTGACTATGGAGCTTAGATACTGTCATGAACCAACTGAATCCGCGTCCTGTTATTAAGTAAGGCTTAAGTAAGTTTAAGTAAGGTTCCTGAATTCCTGTACTTTTTATAGGAGGGGACAGCGCCGATAAGAAAACTACCACTAGGAGTCTTTTGGTTTGCCGCATAATCTGTTTCTTGTCCAAAGGCACACAGACGGTCACAAACAGCATCATTACAGCTGATAACACTTGGACAGACGCACAAACTCTTTCCTGGACGCTGGGCAACAAGCACACACCGTTCCTTGCCCCACTGCCTTAGGGTCATGTTCGTAAACTTTCagcgccaagcacacacatttaacaaggctttcaggggatttgtgggcatttccagtggtagtagttttatgacctggtggtagtctggcaaaGTTCCTGCACCATGAAGGTAAAGACACACTCAAGATGACGTGTTTAACCTCTtccttggcctttagaaatgaCTGAGGTAAGAGAAGGATGTGTTTGAGAATAGTGACCTTAGTGCACCGGATTGTTACTTAAGGTgtcgtcacactggaccaaatctgtcgagcacgagcttttgctggcagcttttgttggagggatggcttgctcccgagcttttgctcctgcgcTTAGCTCACCGCTTGaacggggagcagctcggcgagccgcaagcaggcagtcaaatgagctctttggtgcaccaatatgtgaataatatatattacctagtgtattgaatccgtattcccatgatattagaaaacttattcacatactccttttatgtttgacggtatttgtaatattttataatgttgagaaaagttgtgttggattttattttgatttccaagaccaagaccaagaccgcccaggccagctgatataaacactcgccatggccacctctcctcgtccaaaagttcacttgtcctccttcattgtacactctttgatagcaagagtcagggaccatcccgagttatgggaccacggccatccagatttctgtaagtctacgctgaagaaagttatgatgttatgatgttgtacacatcatgggtctccctcccttctcttcagccatgaccgaacccagactcgtcttttcttcttctgagatcgttgaataacagcaagtaatgccgtcacagctgcacaattagccgtaatgcgaagcgtaggtgtagtaggcgccatggttgaggctttgtttacaatgttgctcgcccctcgcccctcgtcgctcgtcagtgtgacgacaacagtgacttgctcgcgagcaaaagctgccagcaagagctcgtgctcgccagatttagatccagtgtgacgccagctttagcCTTGTGTTACAGCGTGTTGCCTGTGTTAAGTTAAGTCACGGTGTGTTAGTGGCCGTGTTTCTGATTATGGTGACTTTCCAGCAGCCAGAAAATGTAAATGTTAATGGTAAATGTAATGTAAGCAAGTAAATGTAATGGCTGATGAATGCTGCAGCAGGTTTTGGCTGGTAGAGGAGGCATTCCTCAAGGTGATATATTTCGTCACTTATTTAACCGGCTTTACTTTTAATATCTCCATGTTGAATTGAATGAACACTTTTTTTGGCCTTTTGTGTTATGATTTTGTAGTACTTAATAATGCTTGCTCACCACTTCCTGACATATATAAAAAGTAAACTGTCAGGGGTTAGATAACAGTCACTTGTGAAGGGTTTGTTTGCCTTACAGATGTTACTGTCTATTGGCCAggtcgacagtccaacacagtcactgtcagcgcccaaaccaaaccatattccccacaatgatccgttatttataCTCAATACCaggtactaataaagagatttacTATAAAGCTTTCTAAAATTCCCTCcgcctttttatatcaacgccaaacactggagctacaaggaatttttgttgtattctgtgtTTGGTTTGGGAGCTGACAAACCTGATGTATTGGCTGTaaactgtcccatgtaactacttctccagacctgatgtggagcaccgttatgttgttatataaaactgtcccatgtaactacttctccagacctgatgtggagcaccgttatgttgttatataaaactgtcccatgtaactacttctccagacctgatgtggagcaccgttatgttgttatataaaactaCTGCAAGTTCTCCGTGAAGGTGTTAGTACATGTAGAAGGGTGAGTGCATACACTCTTCAGGTACTTATTTATAAACAATACTTAGGTTAGTACATGTATCTAACTGTTCTACATATGACTAGACAAAAGTATAGGACCTTGTGTGACTAGATAATTGCTCTGCTGCAGCACAGGATGTGTATCTGCTTTATAACATTACACACTGAATCTGCCTGTGATGATCTCTTGTACAATAACCACTATCTTGATAATAAAACGTCTTCTTTAGGTCTTACAGACAACAAAGTTATCTGTTTGTAGTAAACCTTGGCTGTGGCCTCTGAGGTGTGTTGATGTGCGTAGTCCTGCACAATACACAGCCACTGTTTTGCACAGAACAGCATGGAAGGCACAATGTAACAATGACTAGACTAAACAGGTCAGCCGCTGGACACCCAATCTTCAAAATACAAGAGTGACTTACTAACAGGAAAACATCTACAAGCAGAACCCACAGCTACTGtagacccacaacctctacgacagcTAATAATGTTACTGCAGTAGAGCAGCACAACCACTCAACAAAGGCCGGGTCCTCCCCTCAAGGAGTGGTGGAAGGCGGGGCAGGAAGCCAGGAGTACCTGATTGTGTAAGGCCACTGGTTGGGCAAGGCACACTGAGCGTTACTTCTCGTCCTAAGGCATTGGGGGGCTGTTACTGGTGGAGCAgcgcctcctcttctcttttaactgctggaagtaaagagaagacaAATGGTTAGATTCAGCTTTCAAAACACCAAAGGGCAACACACACAGTATCTGATCCTGTATGTAATTGAAAAGCATTAAGAATCATTCCGGTACATATCCAGGAACAAACTCAACAAACTTTAATCCTGCTCTACACTGATGGTGCTTAAATAATATGCAACCAATATTGATGACACAATGTACGGATTGCAGAAATATGAAGCTTAGTAAGGTCAATGtactttcattaatattttccaAAAGCACATCTTGGAGTGAaagactagtttttttttttttttttttttttttttacattgcggcctattgcgccggtaggcttcttcccggtggatcctgttagtaggtccaaggcttctttccggtgggttctgatggtcggtccagcccgttctggcgcaggcgagtgtttatagtggcgccatcttgcattggctcatgctgccctcccagagctcatctttgatcctagaatctagagtccgggttgataggtggtcttctggacagcatgtgggcagttctaagccactcggcggcggctgaaaaatcccagcttggtggcaccgggcggggattgaactcgcgtcctcctgaacacggggccgttactttgAAGACTCAGCCACCGTGTTCTTATCTTCTATAAATAAGTATGAGACAAGAGGCAACCTAAATTAGAGGCAAGTTTAGTGTGTGTATCACTGAGGGCTGAGGTGGAGGGCTACTGACCTGCTGGGGGGTTAGAGGCAGTTCTCAGCCTGTGTCTGCGAGCCCGGGCAGGCCGAGGGGCGTCTTCTGTGTCTGACAGGAAGCTCAAGTCTCCTTGGGCTGAGGGAACCACCAGCACCTGTGTGGGATGAACATAATTTGGAGTTaatcccttgactgcagatttcctacaagacatcaccaaggtATACAGGAGTGTaagaaaaagtggctgctacaattcagtgaagaaaaatgtagagtcctgcaccttggaaggggaaatccagcatcccaataccacatggcaaacactccactatccaccacagaggcaaagaaagacctatagcatatgttgccaggctaccagtgaaggcgaaatccgtgccaatcgcagcggacgggttaatggcaGTACAAAACAGGATTGAGTTTGTACAAAGACAACTGACATGAGGATGCGATGCCTTGATACGTGATTCACCGAGGGCAACAACTCTGATCCATTATGAGAGCTTCAACTGTTACCCATTATCATCACTACAGTGCCAACACTTATGACATTAATTATTCTATATTTTGAGGCAAAGCAAACAGCGTCCTTAGCACCACTAAATGAAAACAGATAAAATCAAAATCACTGTCTTTTCTACTGCTCACCAAACCCTCGATAACAGACCAACCTTTGCAGCGTCACCGTATTTCTCTGTGTCGTCGTTCCCCTCCTGCGGCAGCTTGCTGAGGTAGGGTGACGGCACCGGCCCGTGGGTGACAGGTGTGCTGGCTTACACTGCCTTACAGGCTTGGCCCCAGAAAAAGTGAGTTCAAGGCAGTGGTATCAGTTATATTGCTACCACACTGATAGGCCTGAGCGCTTGTCAACGCGTTCACACAGAACccgagggtcatattcttaaacatttaggcGTCGAAGCAAACATAATCTGGCACggttttcgtgggagttttgggcatttccacgggtagtttgatgacccttcttctgtaggctgccgtgaacctaagaaaacagttATCAGAACCCGtctgatctcctttccggcctttggaagtagttgacgtgagaggcggaaacGTCGGGGAATACCGACCTGCTAGAGAGGAAAGGTGTCATAGTAAGAACTGAcagtattgttacgccaccccccaccacacaccatccacgggcaggcaggcggcgtgatccccagaacaaccacacgggcaccggTCATTGACAACGGCCCACTCAGATCGCCGAGGGAAGGGGGCACGAGGCAgagcacaaaggatacacgttcaacactaatatctagtttaatgacaggttcctcacacagtacagctaCCAtctcatcacattacacatgcaatcatacacatacagcacattcgtaacagtaTGTTCTGAGCGAGGCAGTGACCAAAGCACTGAATAGATAGACGCATTACTTGTAGCTCTCCTGGAAAGGTTAACTTCTGTTTTGTTGATTTGGTTGTAACATCTACGGTAAAATTTTTAAGACAAACTGTGATTACCCGcacgtcacactggccctgtgtcccgaggtaATGGTTCTTCCCCGCTGCAGGCTCTGGGGCCAGCGAGATTGTGATGAGCGCGGCTATAACGCGTCCCCATTGTACCTCTATCTTACAAGGCTGAGGGCAAGGCTGAGGGTGAGGGAGTGTCGAGTAATTACCAAACACTCATTTGTAAAGGTTGTCTCTGTGGACAACATTTAAAGATTCCCGTTGATGGAAACATAAAACTTTCATTCATGAGCGCTGTAGTTACaaaccattttcttttattaatatattttaagGAAAGATTGTATTTCAAcccaatagaaaaggaaaaaacaaaaaacaaacaggagCTATACAGTCTGTATATGGGGTAAGCGCTTAGG from Eriocheir sinensis breed Jianghai 21 chromosome 20, ASM2467909v1, whole genome shotgun sequence includes the following:
- the LOC127001143 gene encoding uncharacterized protein LOC127001143; this translates as MVQTGVLVAALLALGAGGALNPASAQKWCGYPDKEVGYSENEVMSSNAEGHNVRSDGYVRPGSDFRGISVKVNHWNAQHVAWFPADPCFPATGEKWEWMKVNVTKYQGWTNLGLKYCYIRFDLVTDYCRRTCARYNDVSCVWPLGGLSVVARGPSNWRSDHPGTTCLVNVPRPSHPPVYICEKPPPFRPPSGSISPATTTQSTTSASSSSSVVLLIVVPVVAVVILLVIVVIVVVVVCRRRRRRRSAASLMGVQYHHQLDPLTPTQDYVIENNLYEPLGGLVNPTRAREDQQQVYVVENNLYEPLPGPVNPNRAREDQQQVYVVENNLYEPLPGPVNPTRARDDQQQVYVVENNLYEPLPGPVNPNRAREDQQQVYVVENNLYEPLPGPVNPTRARDDQQQVYVVENNLYEPLPGPANPGATWERQGTVVVENDLYEPLGVPRTSTTRGHTYR